The following proteins come from a genomic window of Triticum aestivum cultivar Chinese Spring chromosome 6A, IWGSC CS RefSeq v2.1, whole genome shotgun sequence:
- the LOC123127784 gene encoding LRR receptor-like serine/threonine-protein kinase FLS2 — translation MGGVCSRKRSQLVEEDDDSLQTPTRFSKTSSLKWLLLTLPRSSSDVSRKGPGKGPGRCPALMELCVAKVCKDISKYSTLAMLPSDLSQQIFDELVDSNCLTEESLETFRDCALHDICLGEYPGVKDAWMEVVASQRQSLLSVDISCSEVTDSGLNFLSDCSNMQSLSCNYCDNVSEHGLGVLSGFSYLTSLSFKRSGGVTAEGMRVFANLVNLVNLDLERCLKIHGGLVHVKGLRKLESLNMRYCNYITDSDIKYLSDLTNLKELQLSSCRITDLGISYLTGLSKLTHLNLESCPVTAACLEAISGLASLMLLNLNRCGIYDEGCGSFEDLKNLKVLNLGFNHITDACLVHLKGLTNLESLNLDSCKIGDEGLLHLKGLVLLKSLELSDTAIGSNGLQHLSGLRNLHSINLSFTLVTDTGMKKISMLNSLKSVNLDNRLITDVGLAALIGLTGLTHLDLFGARVTDHGTSFLRYFKNLESLEVCGGSITDAGVKNIKDLKALTLLNLSQNAKLTDKTLELISGLTALISLNVSNSRVSNSGLRHLKALQNLRSLTLDSCRVTANEMKKLRVTALPNLISVRPE, via the exons ATGGGTGGCGTCTGTTCAAGGAAGCGAAGCcaattggtggaggaggacgacgactctCTCCAGACACCGACGAGGTTCTCGAAGACCAGCAGCTTGAAATGGCTGCTGCTCACGCTGCCCCGCAGCAGCTCCGATGTCTCCCGCAAGGGACCAGGGAAGGGCCCTGGCCGGTGCCCGGCACTCATGGAGCTCTGTGTCGCCAAAGTCTGCAAG GATATCAGTAAGTATTCTACTCTTGCTATGCTGCCGAGTGATCTCAGCCAGCAGATTTTCGATGAACTGGTGGACTCGAACTGCCTCACGGAGGAATCACTTGAAACCTTTCGGGATTGTGCGCTGCAT GACATTTGTTTGGGGGAGTATCCTGGAGTTAAGGATGCCTGGATGGAAGTAGTGGCTTCACAAAGGCAGTCATTATTGTCCGTTGACATTTCTTGCTCTGAAGTTACTGACAGTGGCTTAAATTTTCTTAGTGATTGCTCAAACATGCAAAGCTTATCATGTAATTACTGTGACAATGTCTCAGAACATGGCCTTGGAGTTTTGTCAG GTTTCTCATACTTGACATCTTTAAGTTTCAAGAGAAGTGGCGGTGTTACTGCTGAAGGAATGAGAGTGTTTGCAAATTTAGTTAATTTGGTAAATCTTGACCTTGAGCGATGCCTGAAGATTCATGGTGGCCTGGTTCATGTGAAAG GCCTGAGAAAGCTGGAGTCACTTAATATGAGATATTGTAACTACATTACAGATTCAGATATCAAGTATTTATCAG ATCTCACAAATTTGAAGGAACTGCAATTGTCTTCTTGCAGAATTACAGATCTGGGTATTTCTTATCTTACAG GCTTGTCTAAGTTAACTCATCTTAACTTGGAGAGCTGTCCAGTGACCGCTGCATGCTTGGAAGCTATCTCAG GATTGGCTTCACTGATGTTGTTGAATTTGAATCGGTGTGGCATATATGATGAAGGCTGCGGAAGCTTTGAAG ATCTTAAAAATTTGAAGGTCTTAAATTTGGGCTTTAACCATATTACAGATGCATGTTTGGTGCATCTGAAAG GACTAACCAATTTGGAGTCCTTAAACCTGGATTCATGCAAGATCGGAGATGAAGGTCTACTACATCTGAAGG GCCTTGTGTTATTGAAAAGCTTGGAGCTTTCTGACACTGCAATTGGAAGCAACGGGCTCCAGCATCTTTCTG GTCTTCGGAATTTGCACAGCATAAATCTCTCATTTACATTGGTTACAGACACTGGCATGAAGAAGATCTCCATGTTGAATTCACTGAAGTCAGTTAATCTTGACAATCGCCTGATAACTGATGTTGGCTTAGCAGCACTCATAG GTCTTACTGGGTTGACTCATCTTGACCTTTTCGGAGCTCGGGTGACTGACCATGGGACAAGCTTCTTGAGAT ATTTCAAGAATCTCGAGTCCCTTGAGGTATGCGGTGGGTCAATCACTGATGCTGGAGTGAAGAATATCAAGGACCTCAAAGCTCTGACGCTCCTCAACCTTTCGCAAAATGCCAAGCTGACAGACAAAACCCTGGAGCTGATTTCTG GCTTGACCGCTTTGATCTCCTTGAATGTCTCCAACTCTCGGGTGTCCAACTCCGGTCTCCGTCACCTGAAGGCGCTGCAGAACCTGCGCTCGCTGACGCTGGATTCGTGCAGGGTGACAGCGAATGAGATGAAGAAGCTCAGGGTGACAGCGCTCCCCAATCTGATAAGTGTTCGGCCTGAGTAG